One segment of Pelecanus crispus isolate bPelCri1 chromosome 2, bPelCri1.pri, whole genome shotgun sequence DNA contains the following:
- the LOC104024827 gene encoding C-C chemokine receptor type 8, whose protein sequence is MNPTSQFFGTTEYDYGYDENTAPCDEGNSFHRFKSLFLPILYCLVFVFCLLGNSLVLWVLLTKKRLTTMTDICLLNLAASDLLFVVPLPFQAHYASHQWDFGNAMCKIMAGIYYTGFYSSIFFITLMSIDRYIAIVHAVYAMRIRTASCGIIISLILWLVAGLASVPNIMFNQQLEIEQSMQCVSTYPPGDNTWKVASQFAANILGLLIPLSILICCYAQILKNLQKCKNRNKIKAIKMIFIIVIVFFLFWTPFNIALFLDSLQGLHIINDCKASYQIALALQLTETISFIHCCLNPVIYAFAGVTFKAHLKGLLQSCVRVLSSPGGGAGAGQSFSVPTQLSGSSDSAEVL, encoded by the coding sequence ATGAATCCCACAAGCCAGTTCTTTGGCACAACAGAATATGACTATGGATACGATGAAAACACTGCTCCGTGCGATGAAGGAAACAGCTTTCACAGGTTCAAATCCCTCTTTCTGCCCATCCTTTACTGCCTTGTGTTTGTCTTCTGCCTTCTGGGAAACTCCTTGGTCCTTTGGGTTCTCCTGACCAAGAAAAGGCTGACGACGATGACTGACATCTGCCTACTGAACCTCGCAGCCTCTGATCTCCTCTTTGTTGTGCCTCTCCCTTTCCAAGCCCACTATGCTTCACACCAGTGGGATTTTGGCAACGCTATGTGCAAGATAATGGCTGGCATTTATTACACAGGTTTTTAtagcagtattttctttataacCCTCATGAGCATAGACAGGTATATAGCAATTGTCCATGCTGTCTATGCCATGAGGATACGGACAGCCTCTTGTGGCATAATTATCAGTTTAATCCTGTGGCTGGTGGCTGGCTTGGCTTCTGTACCCAACATCATGTTCAACCAGCAACTGGAAATTGAGCAGTCTATGCAGTGTGTCTCCACATACCCGCCAGGGGACAATACCTGGAAGGTCGCTTCTCAGTTTGCAGCCAATATCTTAGGCCTCTTGATTCCTCTTAGCATCCTCATTTGCTGCTATGCCCAGATACtgaaaaacctgcaaaaatgcaaaaatcgGAACAAGATCAAGGCAATCAAGATGATTTTCATCATTgtcattgttttcttcctcttctggaCTCCCTTCAACATCGCACTGTTCCTAGACTCCCTGCAGGGCCTGCACATCATCAATGACTGCAAGGCGAGCTACCAGAtagccctggccctgcagctgACAGAAACCATCTCCTTCATCCACTGCTGCCTGAACCCCGTGATCTATGCCTTTGCCGGAGTGACGTTCAAGGCCCATCTTAAAGGACTACTTCAGTCCTGTGTCCGTGTCCTCTCCAGCCCCGGTGGAGGTGCGGGGGCTGGTCAGTCATTTTCAGTGCCCACCCAGCTCTCTGGCAGCTCTGACAGTGCAGAGGTCCTGTGA
- the LOC104025081 gene encoding C-C chemokine receptor type 5, with protein sequence MENYTTELDDLALTTEFDYGDSAPCMGTEEKHFAAKLLPPLYSLVLIFGLTGNMLVVLILVKYKRLKSMTDIYLLNLAISDLLFVFSLPFWAYYAVHDWIFGEALCRILSGVYLLGFYSGIFFIILLTIDRYLAIVHAVFALKARTVTYGILTSAFTWFLAILASVPGTVFHKTQKENSRYTCSAHYPSDSTINWKYSFVLKMIILGLIVPMLIMIFSYSQILKTLLRCKNEKKQKAVRLIFVIMIFYFIFWTPFHISSFLHTFQNVFFNTNCEISGQLEKAIQVTETISMIHCCINPVIYAFVGEKFRKYLHSFFRKHVAAHLCKKCPNLYREKLERVSSTYTPSTAEHDISTGL encoded by the coding sequence ATGGAAAACTATACCACAGAATTAGATGACTTGGCACTGACAACAGAATTCGACTATGGCGATTCAGCGCCATGCATGGGAACTGAGGAAAAGCACTTTGCAGCAAAACTTTTGCCACCGCTTTATTCTTTGGTGCTCATCTTTGGCCTCACAGGCAACATGCTCGTTGTCCTTATCCTGGTAAAATACAAGAGACTGAAGAGTATGACTGACATCTACCTGCTCAATTTGGCAATTTCTGATttgctgtttgtattttctctccctttttggGCTTATTATGCTGTTCATGACTGGATTTTTGGGGAGGCGCTGTGTAGAATTCTCTCAGGTGTCTACCTCCTTGGCTTCTACAGCGGGATCTTCTTCATAATCCTGTTGACCATAGACAGGTATCTGGCCATAGTGCATGCtgtgtttgctttaaaagctAGGACAGTCACCTACGGCATCCTCACCAGTGCTTTCACTTGGTTTCTTGCTATTCTTGCTTCTGTTCCTGGGACAGTATTTCACAAAactcaaaaggaaaattcacGTTATACTTGCAGTGCTCATTATCCAAGCGATTCCACAATAAATTGGAAGTActcctttgttttaaagatgatAATTCTGGGACTTATTGTTCCAATGCTCATTATGATTTTTAGTTACTCACAAATTCTAAAAACATTACTGAGATgcaagaatgagaaaaaacagaaggcagTCAGACTTATTTTTGTGATCATGATTTTTTACTTCATCTTCTGGACACCATtccatatttcttcttttttgcatacgtttcaaaatgtatttttcaacaCAAATTGTGAAATCAGTGGTCAACTGGAGAAAGCAATCCAAGTGACAGAAACAATATCAATGATCCACTGTTGTATCAACCCTGTGATCTATGCATTTGTTGGAGAAAAATTTAGGAAGTATCTTCATAGCTTTTTCCGAAAGCATGTTGCAGCCCATCTCTGCAAAAAATGTCCAAATCTTTATCGTGAAAAATTAGAAAGAGTTAGTTCCACCTACACACCATCCACTGCAGAGCATGACATCTCTACTGGACTgtaa